Genomic DNA from Gemmatimonas sp. UBA7669:
AGCACACCGGCCAGCGGTAGCGCGTTCAGCTCTTCCACGAAGTCCAGCACATCGAGGCGCGAGGTTTCCGCCCAACCCTTGGTTACCACACGCCGTTCGCGCACATCGGCAGCCACGATGAGCTGGCCGGGAAAACGATTGGCCATCTCCTCGCGCCACGATTCGTCTTCCACGGCGCGCGTGCCCACTACAACAAAACTGGCGCCATCATCGAGCAGACGTTCGATCTGTGCCTCATCTCGCACGCCGCCGCCCACCTGCACGGGCACGCTGGCGTCGCGCAGCAGGTCACGAATGATGTCGCGATTGTTGCCACGCCCTGTGGCGGCGTCGAGATCCACGATGTGGAGACGCGGAAAGCCCGTGCGTGTCCATTCGCGCGCCACCGACAGCGGATCGTCCAGACGAATGCGCTCGGCGTCGTAGTCGCCGCCGACCAACTGCACACAGGAACCGCCGCGGAGATCCACGGCTGGAA
This window encodes:
- the hisA gene encoding 1-(5-phosphoribosyl)-5-[(5-phosphoribosylamino)methylideneamino]imidazole-4-carboxamide isomerase; this translates as MIAIPAVDLRGGSCVQLVGGDYDAERIRLDDPLSVAREWTRTGFPRLHIVDLDAATGRGNNRDIIRDLLRDASVPVQVGGGVRDEAQIERLLDDGASFVVVGTRAVEDESWREEMANRFPGQLIVAADVRERRVVTKGWAETSRLDVLDFVEELNALPLAGVLVTAVHLEGQMQGTDLPLMEDVAEASRWPVLASGGVTSLDDMRALEHRGLAGAVLGMALYTGVIDARRLAEEFGA